A genomic segment from Spinacia oleracea cultivar Varoflay chromosome 3, BTI_SOV_V1, whole genome shotgun sequence encodes:
- the LOC110786186 gene encoding uncharacterized protein: MGKRNSNRKNAAAMLDSDDTDSVSSSSSVRSDLVSVGVGVGVGADVEKDSLLDESLDALFEKRGSTREKALESIIEAFSQNLQHEFVEKKFATLLHQCLNSIKKGSGKEIILASQTIGLLALTTGPGKQASEILEESVPIISQALRSRSESSKVAALLDCLAVITFIGGEEAEETERSMQIMWQVLHPKLSTNVVATKASPAVIAATVSAWSFLLTTINSWSLSLKDWQESISYLSTLLDKDDRSVRIGAGEALAVIFDVGDFERFSCERNGSSDETDKPTREGYIHLKGLQGKVLNQVRDLASEAGGKGAAKKDLNNQRNLFRDFLDFLEDGYSPETSTKIGGETLTTTSWSELIQLNFLKHFLRGGFVKHMLENGFLHDVFGFTPKKKFNLGNGDQSADKLNEKRLYKSPNSALAKARTQYMNKQRTVLQGRKTGHFAVAAEEE, translated from the exons ATGGGAAAGC GCAATTCGAATCGTAAGAATGCGGCAGCGATGCTGGATAGCGATGACACAGATAGTGTAAGCTCGTCGTCTTCAGTCCGTTCTGATCTGGTTTCCGTTGGGGTTGGGGTTGGGGTTGGTGCTGATGTTGAAAAGGATAGCTTATTGGATGAATCACTTGATGCTTTGTTTGAGAAAAG GGGTTCAACACGCGAGAAGGCGTTGGAATCTATCATTGAAGCGTTCAGTCAAAACTTGCAGCATGAATTTGTTGAAAAGAA ATTTGCGACTCTGCTACATCAGTGCCTGAATTCTATCAAGAAGGGCTCTGGGAAAGAGATTATTTTGGCATCTCAGACTATCG GTCTGTTGGCATTGACAACTGGGCCGGGGAAACAGGCAAGTGAAATACTGGAGGAATCAGTCCCAATAATATCGCAGGCTCTCCGGTCAAGGTCTGAATCATCAAAAGTTGCGGCG TTGTTAGATTGCTTGGCTGTCATTACCTTCATCGGCGGGGAAGAGGCAGAGGAAACAGAGCGATCAATGCAGATAATGTGGCAAGTTCTGCATCCTAAATTGAGTACCAAT GTTGTGGCAACTAAAGCTTCACCAGCTGTCATAGCAGCAACCGTATCTGCATGGTCGTTTCTTCTCACAACAATAAATTCGTGGAGCCTAAGTTTGAAAGATTGGCAAGA GTCCATTTCTTATTTGTCTACTCTGTTGGATAAGGATGATCGTTCTGTGCGCATTGGGGCTGGCGAAGCACTGGCTGTGATATTTGATGTTGGAGATTTTGAAAGATTTTCTTGTGAAAGAAACGGTTCCAGCGATGAGACGGATAAGCCTACACGAGAAGGATATATACACTTAAAAGGATTGCAGGGAAAAGTCCTGAATCAAGTACGAGATCTTGCTTCTGAGGCTGGTGGCAAAGGAGCTGCTAAGAAGGATCTTAATAACCAAAGGAACTTGTTCCGggattttttggattttctggaG GACGGTTATTCTCCCGAAACCTCAACAAAAATTGGTGGTGAGACTTTAACCACAACATCATGGTCTGAGCTTATACAG TTAAACTTCCTAAAACATTTTCTTCGGGGAGGATTCGTGAAGCATATGCTG GAAAATGGATTTTTGCATGATGTTTTTGGATTTACTCCAAAGAAAAAGTTCAATTTGGGCAACGGAGATCAATCAGCGGATAAATTAAATGAGAAG AGATTGtacaagtcaccaaattctGCACTTGCCAAAGCACGGACACAATACATGAATAAGCAGCGGACTGTGTTGCAG GGTCGGAAGACGGGTCACTTTGCTGTTGCTGCTGAGGAAGAATAA